From one Nitrospira sp. MA-1 genomic stretch:
- a CDS encoding methyl-accepting chemotaxis protein: protein MGKVWNSIGIGPKVVMTIMVVFSSLLAGGAYLLGQQLHSDLERVLSDQAFIVQKQIEVTRAYVTKEFVVKAKAAGMNMGVDHSAPDTVPFPATFARETSELLAEEGVFNARIVSLSPLNPKNAPQDAFEKEALAALSAGQKEFTKNDTVNGKMMFRRATPDLATTQACIGCHEGKKIGEMLGAVSVQIPMDGPAAQLQGNLSNMYMGILAVGVLMMGLLYLMIAKLVVKPMKSLESMAERAKEGDLTGRASVNSQDEIGRTSESFNMMFDRVSEVIGSVKTAVSGITTGTSEINAGTSDLAGRTSAQAGALEETSASMEEMTSTIKQNADNAKQANQLAVAAREVAEKGGAVTDKAVEAMDEINKSSKKIADIINVIDEIAFQTNLLALNAAVEAARAGEQGRGFAVVASEVRNLAQRSATAAKEIKTLINESVQKVGGGSELVNRSGQTLAEIVNSVKRVTDIISEISAASQEQAAGIDQVNKAVMQMDQGTQQNAALVEQATSASQSMAQQAEDLLRQVEFFKVQTEFAGQRSEPVAKTGSSVHTQSISGTGSQYSRSASSMNGKAQGKHSPTKKEVAVGVGSSGTNGHKKAGDDFFEEF, encoded by the coding sequence ATGGGTAAAGTATGGAACTCAATAGGCATCGGTCCAAAGGTGGTGATGACTATTATGGTGGTCTTTTCAAGTTTACTTGCAGGGGGAGCGTATTTGCTCGGACAGCAATTGCATTCCGATCTTGAACGGGTCTTGTCCGATCAGGCGTTTATTGTTCAAAAACAAATTGAGGTCACTCGTGCCTATGTGACCAAAGAGTTTGTGGTGAAAGCCAAAGCGGCTGGGATGAACATGGGTGTTGATCATAGTGCTCCCGATACGGTTCCCTTTCCCGCCACATTTGCCCGTGAAACCTCTGAACTATTGGCTGAGGAAGGGGTCTTTAATGCCCGGATCGTGAGTCTCTCTCCCCTGAATCCCAAAAATGCTCCGCAAGATGCCTTTGAGAAAGAGGCTCTAGCTGCCCTATCTGCGGGCCAAAAGGAATTTACCAAAAACGATACCGTGAATGGGAAAATGATGTTCCGGCGTGCGACCCCGGATCTGGCGACGACCCAGGCCTGTATAGGCTGTCATGAGGGTAAAAAAATTGGGGAGATGTTAGGAGCGGTGTCGGTACAAATTCCCATGGATGGTCCCGCGGCACAATTACAAGGGAATCTCAGCAATATGTATATGGGGATACTGGCCGTAGGTGTGTTGATGATGGGGCTGTTGTATCTGATGATTGCGAAGCTGGTGGTCAAGCCGATGAAGAGTCTGGAGTCCATGGCGGAGCGAGCCAAGGAAGGAGATCTCACTGGTCGGGCCAGCGTGAACAGTCAGGATGAAATCGGTCGAACCAGTGAATCGTTTAATATGATGTTTGACCGGGTGAGTGAAGTAATCGGGTCTGTAAAAACCGCTGTTTCCGGAATTACGACAGGGACTTCCGAGATTAATGCAGGAACCTCCGATCTCGCCGGGCGAACCTCGGCGCAAGCAGGAGCCCTAGAAGAAACCAGTGCGTCCATGGAAGAGATGACCTCTACCATTAAACAAAATGCGGATAACGCCAAACAGGCGAACCAATTGGCGGTGGCCGCTCGGGAAGTGGCGGAGAAGGGTGGCGCGGTCACGGACAAGGCCGTAGAGGCCATGGATGAGATTAATAAGAGCAGCAAAAAAATTGCCGATATTATTAATGTGATAGATGAAATCGCGTTTCAAACAAATCTCTTAGCTTTGAATGCCGCGGTGGAAGCAGCAAGAGCGGGCGAGCAGGGTCGGGGTTTTGCGGTGGTGGCCTCAGAAGTGCGAAATCTGGCACAACGCTCAGCCACGGCGGCCAAGGAGATTAAGACGCTGATCAACGAATCGGTGCAAAAAGTTGGCGGTGGCAGTGAGTTGGTCAATCGCTCGGGTCAGACGCTGGCCGAGATTGTGAACTCGGTCAAACGGGTCACGGACATTATTTCAGAAATCAGTGCCGCTTCCCAGGAACAGGCGGCGGGGATTGATCAAGTGAATAAGGCTGTGATGCAGATGGATCAGGGCACGCAGCAAAATGCAGCCTTGGTGGAACAGGCGACTTCAGCATCCCAGTCAATGGCCCAACAGGCTGAGGATCTGTTGCGTCAGGTCGAGTTTTTCAAAGTCCAGACTGAATTCGCGGGGCAACGTTCTGAGCCTGTGGCGAAAACCGGCTCATCTGTTCACACTCAATCAATCAGCGGAACGGGGTCTCAATATTCTCGTTCGGCCTCGTCTATGAATGGTAAAGCTCAGGGAAAACATTCCCCAACTAAAAAAGAGGTCGCTGTGGGTGTTGGAAGTTCGGGGACCAACGGGCATAAAAAGGCCGGGGATGATTTTTTCGAAGAATTTTAG
- a CDS encoding DUF3365 domain-containing protein, translating into MRRWAAFAMMFVVFMMGLALVVPVGQAADAAKDLAAKYILATAKAARTVYVKGVVADAGKGGMKPDENWVKDDHAMMLPAQFVKELGKELKEFDLSLVGTEPLYASNAPKSAKEKEMLAELAKGKEKVIVGEDGGVTVGMSADYAIADSCADCHNKHPKTTKKDWKKGDFMGAIVVRLK; encoded by the coding sequence ATGAGAAGATGGGCTGCATTCGCAATGATGTTTGTCGTCTTCATGATGGGATTGGCCCTGGTTGTACCGGTGGGCCAAGCCGCAGACGCGGCTAAGGATTTGGCGGCGAAGTACATCCTGGCCACGGCTAAAGCTGCCAGAACGGTGTACGTCAAAGGTGTGGTGGCCGATGCGGGCAAAGGTGGCATGAAACCTGATGAAAATTGGGTGAAGGATGACCACGCTATGATGCTCCCAGCTCAATTCGTGAAAGAGCTCGGAAAGGAATTAAAAGAATTTGATTTGTCCTTGGTGGGAACTGAGCCCTTGTATGCTTCCAATGCACCCAAGAGCGCAAAAGAAAAAGAAATGTTAGCAGAATTAGCCAAGGGGAAAGAAAAAGTGATCGTGGGAGAAGATGGTGGAGTGACCGTCGGTATGTCGGCCGATTATGCTATCGCTGATAGTTGTGCTGATTGCCATAACAAGCACCCTAAAACTACCAAAAAAGATTGGAAAAAGGGTGATTTTATGGGAGCCATTGTTGTCAGACTGAAATAA
- a CDS encoding protein-glutamate O-methyltransferase: MMTTTLSDKEFEQFKHLIYQQVGITLDVPKKTLLVSRLGKRLRDLQLSSYQAYYDCVSGKGGEEELMKLLDLVSTNKTDFYREPVHFDFLRDQVLPEMQSAKTLRIWSSASSSGEEPYTIAMTLSDAIADINRWDIKILASDISTRVLAKASSGIYEEERVSQLPNDLVMRHFLRGKGPQEGKLQVRPQIARLVTFRRINLMDPTFPIRSQLDVIFCRNVMIYFDRPTQAKLMDKFFRYLRPGGYLFIGHSESLQWIDHQFTYLRPTIYQKPVSVKSEA; encoded by the coding sequence ATGATGACGACAACGTTGAGTGATAAAGAATTTGAACAGTTTAAACACTTAATTTATCAGCAGGTCGGGATTACCCTCGATGTCCCTAAAAAAACGCTCTTAGTTTCTCGTTTGGGAAAACGGCTTCGGGATCTTCAGCTTTCCTCCTATCAGGCCTATTACGACTGCGTGAGCGGGAAAGGTGGAGAAGAAGAGTTGATGAAGTTGTTGGATCTTGTGTCAACGAATAAAACTGATTTTTATCGGGAGCCTGTGCATTTTGATTTTCTCCGCGACCAGGTTCTTCCAGAGATGCAATCGGCCAAGACTTTGAGAATTTGGTCTTCCGCGTCTTCTTCCGGGGAAGAACCCTATACGATTGCCATGACCTTGTCCGATGCCATTGCCGATATCAATCGATGGGACATCAAAATTCTCGCCTCGGATATTTCTACGCGGGTGCTGGCAAAGGCCTCCTCGGGTATCTATGAGGAGGAGCGGGTGAGTCAACTTCCCAATGATCTGGTGATGCGGCATTTTCTCCGTGGGAAAGGTCCGCAAGAGGGGAAACTACAGGTGCGCCCGCAGATCGCGCGCCTTGTGACCTTTCGACGGATAAATTTGATGGATCCGACATTTCCTATACGCAGTCAACTGGATGTGATTTTTTGTCGAAATGTGATGATTTATTTCGATCGTCCCACACAAGCCAAACTCATGGATAAGTTTTTCCGATATCTCCGCCCTGGTGGATATTTGTTTATCGGGCATTCCGAAAGTCTGCAGTGGATCGACCATCAATTTACGTATCTGCGCCCAACCATTTATCAAAAACCAGTTAGCGTGAAGAGTGAGGCGTAA
- a CDS encoding chemoreceptor glutamine deamidase CheD (catalyzes the conversion of glutamine residues to glutamate on methyl-accepting chemotaxis receptors) — translation MSSTGLMEFGHIRRMQDTRFPYEVAVILPGEYFVSREPKVVYTVLGSCISVCLRDPEAGVGGMNHFMLAAPSNTEGHDNWADSGRYGSFAMEMLMNDIFKRGGKKERLEAKVFGGGKIYDGTIDIGAQNAAWALAFLEQEGLSPIKADVGDVCPRKVYYFTDSGKVLMKKLDRVVASAIAQEEGQYRRKLQHAPVQSDVTLF, via the coding sequence ATGTCATCTACAGGATTGATGGAATTTGGACATATTCGGCGGATGCAGGATACCCGCTTCCCCTACGAAGTGGCCGTCATTCTTCCAGGTGAATATTTTGTAAGCCGGGAACCCAAAGTTGTTTATACGGTATTAGGATCCTGTATCTCGGTGTGTCTGCGGGATCCAGAAGCCGGCGTGGGAGGGATGAATCATTTTATGTTAGCCGCACCCTCCAACACTGAAGGACACGATAATTGGGCGGATTCAGGACGATACGGGAGTTTTGCCATGGAAATGCTGATGAACGATATTTTTAAACGTGGCGGGAAAAAAGAGCGGCTTGAAGCGAAAGTTTTTGGCGGGGGAAAAATTTATGATGGCACCATTGATATTGGGGCTCAAAATGCCGCTTGGGCTCTTGCCTTTTTGGAACAGGAAGGTCTGTCGCCTATTAAGGCGGATGTCGGAGATGTCTGTCCTCGGAAGGTGTACTATTTCACCGATTCGGGGAAAGTACTCATGAAGAAGCTCGACCGTGTGGTGGCGAGTGCAATTGCGCAAGAGGAGGGGCAGTATCGAAGGAAACTGCAACATGCTCCTGTGCAGTCCGATGTCACACTTTTTTAA
- a CDS encoding chemotaxis response regulator protein-glutamate methylesterase, with the protein MNGKKIRVLIVDDSALIRNVMTEILSQDPEIEVVGTAPDPYVARDKMKILHPDVLTLDVEMPKMDGLTFLQKIMAARPMPVVMVSSLTEQGAATTLQALEAGAVDFVTKPTVDIQHGLSDLAHQIISKVKIAAQASVKSRTPPADCTERIKLLAAQSAMIKTTDTIIAIGASTGGTEALRELLEVLPPNTPPIIMTQHMPEQFTKSFANRLNDLCQIHVKEAREGDSVMPGQALLAPGNYHMELRRSGARYYVSLNQEPQVNRFRPSVDVMFRSVARYAGGNSLGVILTGMGSDGAVGMFEMKQAGAYNFAQDEASCVVFGMPKEAIKAGGVDKILPLNDIPSAMLAHLKMLAPR; encoded by the coding sequence ATGAATGGGAAAAAAATCCGTGTGTTAATTGTTGATGACTCGGCGTTGATTCGGAATGTTATGACGGAGATTTTATCGCAAGACCCTGAAATTGAAGTGGTTGGAACCGCTCCTGACCCGTATGTCGCCAGGGATAAGATGAAAATCCTTCATCCTGATGTCCTGACCCTGGATGTGGAAATGCCTAAAATGGATGGACTCACCTTTTTGCAGAAAATCATGGCGGCGCGCCCTATGCCTGTGGTGATGGTGAGTTCCTTGACTGAACAAGGCGCGGCGACCACGTTACAGGCTTTGGAAGCCGGTGCTGTGGATTTTGTGACGAAGCCCACGGTGGATATTCAGCATGGTTTGTCGGACTTAGCTCATCAAATTATAAGCAAAGTCAAGATCGCGGCCCAGGCCAGCGTGAAAAGCCGAACCCCACCGGCCGACTGTACTGAACGCATTAAACTGCTGGCTGCCCAATCCGCAATGATTAAGACTACTGACACAATTATCGCTATCGGGGCGTCTACGGGTGGGACCGAAGCGCTCCGGGAATTATTGGAGGTGCTTCCACCGAATACCCCACCCATTATTATGACGCAGCATATGCCGGAACAATTTACCAAATCGTTTGCCAATCGGTTAAATGACCTGTGTCAGATTCACGTGAAAGAAGCTCGGGAAGGAGACAGCGTCATGCCTGGACAGGCCTTGTTGGCGCCGGGTAATTATCATATGGAACTTCGCCGGAGCGGGGCCCGCTATTATGTCTCACTTAATCAAGAGCCACAGGTTAACCGATTTCGTCCTTCCGTGGACGTCATGTTTCGATCGGTCGCCCGGTATGCCGGAGGGAATAGTCTCGGGGTTATTCTGACCGGCATGGGGAGCGACGGAGCTGTGGGAATGTTCGAAATGAAACAGGCCGGAGCATATAACTTTGCCCAGGATGAAGCATCGTGTGTGGTTTTTGGGATGCCCAAGGAAGCCATCAAGGCTGGAGGAGTGGACAAAATTCTTCCGTTAAACGATATTCCTTCGGCAATGTTGGCTCATTTGAAAATGTTGGCTCCCCGTTAA
- a CDS encoding STAS domain-containing protein, protein MNVTQEKIEKAVVMHLAGRFDFGAKKTFKDSLDEAMKEGSPIVLDFGQVSFVDSSALGLLVIAHQTLKSRKIPFSLVNPQTYVRQVLDLANVAKMIPIYQTIDEVPQLPVVPSGV, encoded by the coding sequence ATGAATGTCACGCAAGAAAAAATTGAGAAAGCCGTGGTCATGCATTTGGCTGGGCGGTTCGACTTTGGTGCAAAAAAAACCTTCAAAGACAGCTTAGATGAGGCAATGAAAGAGGGATCGCCGATAGTCTTGGATTTTGGGCAGGTCTCTTTTGTGGATAGTTCCGCCTTGGGTCTTTTGGTGATTGCCCATCAAACACTCAAAAGTAGAAAAATTCCTTTTAGTCTGGTGAACCCGCAAACGTATGTTCGTCAGGTCTTGGATTTAGCCAATGTCGCCAAAATGATTCCCATTTATCAGACAATTGATGAGGTACCTCAATTGCCGGTCGTGCCATCAGGAGTGTAA
- a CDS encoding DUF3391 domain-containing protein, with protein sequence MPTRKRLACSQICAGMYLVRILDSWWKSPFFRHRRLLSSHDVKQLRQSGIQEVEIDTAKGLDVSPDAEAFPVEDTQECHPELETSSSQADPYSQAPRSYAPEGKDGREDEHQERLIRLRGDTIAALEDMFEGVKTGQIIPHVAMQEAAKALVEKALAHPTVVAEILLIEHLEQFDPTLYSHVVDTALLSILVGLQLRWEVNQLEQVAVAALLHDVGYMRLPLNVVQARWGSIGIDYSLLQQHVDMSVALINKKSQFSQEIVQIVQEHHAYLDGSGYSTDMGGNPVSDSGTLLGLTDYVDELLAVGNSSGSFPVALAIRRVYQEAKSGKFPTRFVEAMIRVLGVYPVGTVVQLSTGEDAVVVKQNPEMSVRPQVKIIKTCTGEILKKPEVRNLGIPSELKYEVKITKVLDSADSSINLREILS encoded by the coding sequence ATGCCGACTCGAAAGCGTCTTGCCTGTTCACAGATATGTGCAGGCATGTATTTGGTTCGAATCCTCGATTCCTGGTGGAAGTCGCCGTTTTTTCGTCATCGCCGACTTCTATCCTCCCACGATGTGAAGCAATTGCGTCAGTCGGGAATTCAAGAAGTCGAAATTGATACTGCCAAGGGTCTCGATGTGTCGCCCGATGCAGAAGCCTTTCCGGTCGAGGACACCCAGGAGTGTCATCCGGAACTAGAAACGTCTTCCAGTCAGGCTGATCCATACAGCCAAGCGCCCAGGTCATACGCTCCAGAAGGAAAGGATGGAAGGGAGGATGAACATCAAGAACGGTTAATCCGGTTGCGCGGAGATACGATTGCAGCCTTGGAAGACATGTTCGAAGGCGTCAAAACCGGCCAGATCATTCCTCATGTCGCTATGCAGGAGGCGGCCAAGGCATTGGTTGAAAAGGCATTAGCTCACCCTACTGTGGTCGCCGAGATCCTCCTGATTGAGCATCTTGAACAGTTCGATCCCACTCTTTACTCGCATGTTGTCGATACCGCCTTGTTGTCGATTCTGGTTGGCCTTCAACTTAGGTGGGAGGTCAATCAGCTTGAACAGGTCGCCGTTGCCGCGCTTTTACATGATGTCGGCTATATGCGGCTTCCGCTCAACGTCGTCCAGGCACGGTGGGGAAGCATTGGAATTGATTATTCGTTGTTGCAACAACATGTCGATATGAGTGTGGCCCTGATTAATAAGAAATCGCAATTTTCTCAGGAAATCGTTCAAATTGTACAGGAGCATCATGCTTATCTAGACGGATCTGGATATTCCACGGATATGGGGGGGAACCCGGTCTCTGATTCTGGGACTTTATTGGGCCTCACTGATTATGTTGATGAGTTGCTTGCTGTCGGGAATTCCTCCGGATCATTTCCTGTGGCTTTAGCAATCCGCCGAGTCTACCAAGAAGCCAAAAGTGGGAAGTTCCCGACACGGTTTGTCGAAGCCATGATTCGGGTGTTGGGGGTCTATCCGGTGGGCACGGTTGTTCAACTTTCCACTGGTGAGGATGCCGTGGTGGTGAAACAGAATCCTGAGATGAGTGTGAGACCGCAGGTTAAAATTATCAAGACTTGCACTGGCGAAATCCTTAAGAAGCCAGAAGTAAGAAATTTAGGGATCCCTTCAGAATTAAAGTATGAAGTGAAGATTACGAAAGTACTTGATTCTGCGGATTCTTCTATAAACCTTCGAGAAATCCTGTCATAA
- a CDS encoding ATP-binding protein, translating into MIGVCLVDRNGLLTHMNLAGSRLLGWGAACPTNVSCHDLLECLVPCEKNHTEICPLSGLLLEKTMLWVPRTRLRSRQGTWCWVELKGLVVDDVEASGYLLMFRDLSSEMKLTEETRRLASIPKENPFPVIEVDAAGQLLYANPAMVRLMEEAHIGQDGFSTALPDRFLDLARRCLSQKHLEMHYEVSVGERQYSWTFAPHADLGLLRGYGMDITEPKRAAAEMSAFADTLEAKNHELDHALIKAESATRAKAAFLAVMSHEIRTPLNGVIGMAEVLLASSLDKEQQECVNIIRMSGEGLLTIINDILDFSKLESGQLVLESIGFDLTSLFEEVVDLFSERAHRKGLDLAAYVDPDVPFELFGDPHRLRQILCNYLSNALKFTMEGSVLLRGSLIHPANPACNGSLHGLNDRSGESGEETQLWVRLSTQDTGLGVSEEVQEKIFHVFTQADSSMSRKFGGSGLGLAICKQLAELMHGTVGVSSQPDQGSTFWCDIPCRASRTIHAPRPDVRSVAGKEVWVIGPQQSSGWVMGQLLQEVRVKVVQIESLQQANILFESVHESERHVAGVILSNRLEKAAVREWVGRMRFFSLFHDVKVLGLKPFWYGKDDEEKSLGFDGMITLPLHRKQFFQCIFGEMDDPGPSDIPRPPERLSVEKVQGTLEVLESPLFHKQAGPSVLVVEDNPVNQRVAAGMLGKLGCQVTIVDTGSQALTLLQSTDVDCILMDWELPDMDGLAITQHIRELEHAGAFLHTSAYWHRHYGPAFPPVHHIPIVGMTAHVLSEHGQQCLENGMDDCLFKPVHLRDFERILRKWVGFVPGGVIDPSSSKTDNKTDRKGTFSVATRDLDREHHAGNPSEFPEDRTLYDVSAALHALEGDEGLLYSLFHIFKVTTPDLIKGLHQAIHMQNRSELQRLAHQMKGALGAVHAMSEWKEAEQLECRAVSATFSLLHSAVIQLEQRVKQLICVFERLIFVQGEKEGRSSQTISFAEGGTRNDHVS; encoded by the coding sequence ATGATCGGGGTGTGTCTAGTTGATCGGAATGGTCTATTGACACATATGAATTTGGCCGGCTCACGTCTGTTAGGGTGGGGAGCCGCCTGTCCCACGAATGTTTCGTGTCATGATCTTTTGGAATGTCTGGTCCCCTGTGAGAAAAATCATACAGAAATCTGCCCTCTTTCAGGATTACTACTGGAAAAAACCATGCTATGGGTTCCACGGACTCGTTTGCGAAGTCGGCAGGGGACATGGTGTTGGGTGGAATTGAAAGGGCTTGTGGTAGATGACGTGGAGGCTTCGGGATACCTGTTGATGTTTCGAGATCTCAGTTCAGAAATGAAATTGACCGAAGAGACACGCCGATTAGCGTCCATTCCAAAGGAAAATCCCTTCCCCGTGATTGAAGTCGATGCGGCGGGGCAACTTCTGTATGCCAATCCCGCTATGGTTCGCCTGATGGAAGAAGCCCATATCGGTCAGGACGGTTTTTCCACGGCTTTGCCGGATCGGTTTTTGGATTTGGCTAGACGTTGTTTGTCACAAAAACATCTAGAGATGCATTACGAAGTGAGTGTTGGGGAGAGGCAATATTCCTGGACATTTGCTCCCCATGCGGATTTGGGATTACTTCGCGGATATGGCATGGATATCACCGAGCCAAAGCGAGCCGCAGCAGAAATGTCGGCCTTTGCGGATACCTTGGAAGCAAAAAATCATGAACTGGATCATGCGTTAATTAAGGCTGAATCTGCTACTCGAGCCAAGGCCGCATTCCTGGCTGTGATGAGTCATGAAATTCGCACGCCCTTAAACGGAGTGATTGGTATGGCGGAGGTCTTGCTTGCGTCATCTCTCGATAAAGAGCAACAGGAATGTGTCAACATTATCCGTATGTCTGGTGAGGGGTTGCTTACCATCATTAATGATATTTTAGATTTTTCCAAACTTGAATCCGGTCAATTGGTATTGGAAAGCATTGGATTCGATTTGACGTCTCTATTTGAAGAGGTCGTCGATCTGTTTTCAGAGCGGGCCCATCGAAAGGGTCTGGATTTGGCAGCCTATGTCGATCCGGATGTGCCCTTCGAACTGTTTGGCGATCCTCACCGTTTGCGACAAATTCTATGTAATTATCTTTCAAATGCCCTGAAATTTACGATGGAGGGATCAGTTTTGCTGCGCGGTTCTCTGATTCATCCAGCGAATCCTGCGTGTAATGGTTCCCTGCATGGGCTGAATGATCGTTCCGGTGAGTCAGGCGAAGAGACTCAGTTGTGGGTTCGATTGTCGACCCAAGACACCGGCCTTGGTGTGTCCGAGGAGGTTCAGGAAAAAATTTTTCACGTGTTTACCCAGGCGGATAGCTCCATGAGCCGAAAATTCGGGGGGTCCGGTTTAGGGTTAGCGATTTGCAAACAATTAGCTGAGTTGATGCACGGGACTGTCGGGGTGAGTAGTCAACCCGATCAGGGATCGACATTTTGGTGTGATATTCCCTGTCGGGCATCACGGACTATACATGCGCCACGCCCTGACGTCAGATCCGTTGCTGGCAAAGAGGTCTGGGTGATCGGTCCTCAACAATCGTCTGGGTGGGTGATGGGACAACTTCTTCAGGAAGTGCGTGTCAAGGTTGTGCAGATAGAGAGCCTTCAACAGGCGAACATCCTGTTCGAAAGTGTCCACGAATCAGAACGTCACGTCGCAGGGGTTATTCTCAGTAATCGTCTGGAGAAAGCGGCTGTTCGGGAATGGGTTGGACGAATGCGTTTTTTTTCGCTGTTTCACGATGTCAAAGTTTTGGGTCTTAAGCCGTTTTGGTATGGCAAGGATGATGAAGAAAAAAGCTTGGGGTTTGATGGGATGATCACGCTTCCCTTACACCGGAAGCAATTTTTTCAATGCATATTTGGCGAAATGGACGATCCTGGACCGTCAGATATACCAAGACCCCCTGAGCGGCTTTCCGTTGAGAAAGTGCAGGGGACGCTTGAGGTGTTAGAATCACCACTTTTCCATAAACAGGCAGGACCTTCGGTGTTGGTTGTGGAGGATAATCCCGTCAATCAACGGGTCGCAGCGGGGATGTTAGGGAAACTCGGATGTCAAGTGACGATCGTGGACACGGGGTCCCAAGCTTTGACATTGTTGCAATCCACAGATGTGGATTGCATTCTGATGGACTGGGAACTTCCCGACATGGATGGACTGGCCATCACTCAGCATATTCGGGAATTGGAACATGCTGGAGCATTTCTCCATACATCGGCCTATTGGCATCGCCATTATGGGCCGGCGTTTCCTCCGGTTCACCATATTCCCATTGTCGGGATGACAGCCCATGTGCTTTCTGAGCATGGACAACAATGCCTGGAGAATGGCATGGATGATTGTCTTTTTAAGCCGGTTCATTTACGAGACTTTGAACGAATACTCAGGAAATGGGTAGGGTTTGTTCCTGGAGGTGTCATAGATCCGTCCTCATCGAAGACAGATAACAAGACTGATCGGAAAGGAACTTTTTCGGTTGCCACTAGAGACTTAGATCGGGAACACCATGCAGGAAATCCCTCCGAGTTCCCTGAGGACAGAACGCTCTATGACGTCTCAGCCGCTTTGCACGCCCTGGAGGGAGATGAGGGGTTGCTGTATTCCTTGTTTCACATATTTAAGGTCACAACACCGGATTTGATCAAAGGGTTGCATCAAGCTATTCACATGCAAAATCGCTCAGAGCTTCAAAGACTGGCTCATCAAATGAAAGGGGCGCTGGGTGCGGTACATGCCATGTCAGAATGGAAAGAAGCTGAACAACTTGAATGCAGGGCTGTCTCGGCAACATTTTCGCTTCTTCATTCAGCGGTCATCCAATTAGAGCAGAGGGTTAAACAGCTAATTTGTGTATTTGAACGTTTGATTTTTGTTCAAGGAGAAAAGGAGGGACGGTCTTCCCAAACTATCTCTTTCGCTGAGGGCGGAACACGGAATGACCATGTTTCGTAA